The Arachis hypogaea cultivar Tifrunner chromosome 16, arahy.Tifrunner.gnm2.J5K5, whole genome shotgun sequence genome contains a region encoding:
- the LOC112755106 gene encoding uncharacterized protein isoform X1: protein MTQLHCGDLSRVGILIFSIILFMEVFVRTSRGFQLTGMDAPNHPPIHISSADQMEDFKDGPTLSRDSASKASPGSPTFDSPKSDGEFGAKVAPEMLSSLIRKMDGIQSQIDDLKKFIASSLSTLNWWNF from the exons ATGACGCAACTTCATTGTGGGGATCTTTCACGGGTAGGGATTCTAATATTTTCCATTATACTATTTATGGAAGTTTTTGTTCGTACCTCTCGTGGATTTCAACTTACAGGCATGGACGCACCGAACCACCCACCGATTCATATATCTTCGGCAGATCAGATGGAGGACTTTAAAGACGGTCCAACTTTGTCTCGCGACTCTGCATCGAAGGCATCACCGGGGTCTCCAACATTTGATTCTCCGAAATC GGACGGCGAATTTGGAGCGAAGGTCGCGCCTGAGATGCTGTCATCGTTGATTAGGAAAATGGATGGTATCCAGAGCCAGATAGACGACCTCAAGAAGTTTATCGCCAGTAGTCTCTCAACACTGAACTGGTGGAACTTCTGA
- the LOC112755106 gene encoding uncharacterized protein isoform X2 produces MPMTFFPTEDMQVVGLDLAAAAYIFNNVLDQDELLVPNPHCAVTRGALRTLEPGKLIVDDVLILLASMLTQSSSRVQWFLPTTLTQIATGRG; encoded by the exons ATGCCGATGACTTTTTTCCCGACCGAGGACATGCAAGTCGTTGGGCTTGACTTGGCAGCTGCTGCATATATCTTTAACAACGTCCTGGACCAAGA TGAGCTGCTTGTTCCTAACCCTCACTGTGCCGTCACACGTGGGGCATTGAGGACCCTTGAGCCTGGAAAGCTCATTGTGGACGAC GTTCTGATACTGCTGGCCTCAATGCTTACTCAAAGCTCGAGCAGAGTTCAATGGTTCTTGCCAACAACCCTCACG